The genomic segment ttctctcctaataaataatgtttaaatgctgtgctttttatgatgtgtttccagcttctgtaaagcactttgaattaccCTGTGTATGaattgtgctatacaaataaacttgccttgatTTGCCTTGCCTAATATCTTGAGATTCAGTAACCCAGTCATCCTTAGTAAGGCAAGTGTAAAATGTGACTTCATGATACTAATGTTTGAGGCAAAACTTTTCAGCAAAGTAAGCTATATTCTCTCAGTTTGTGCTTGCTCATAGAAACCAGACTGCTGAATCATAAGTTTGTAGTTCCTTCCCACGTCGCCTCTTCTACTGGTTGATCCAAGTCTTACACAACAAGGTCCCCTTTTGTTTGAGGTCCCCAGACCAAACAGTCTCTCCCATACTGACCTTTCTTCAGCTGCTCTCGTGACTTTTAATGTGGTGGCTGCATTTTCCGGTGATAGAATTCAATGTAACATACATCATGTGAATGTAATATAGACTAATCCACATCATGTATCTGCCCAGTGTTTTATGCAGCAGTGGAGAAAGAAATTCTGATCTTTGGGTAAAAGTATCATCACCATGCTACAGAAATACTCTCATACAAACTCATTCTTATATCTTATTAGCTAAATTAGGTATCAAAAGTTTAAAAACTGACTATTGAGTGTACTGTAGATCTTAAAGGAGAACAAAGTATAATATTTCTTTCTTAAATTTAGTGGTATAGAAGTAAGTGGCATCACGATTAAATTCACAAGCAGTGGATAAATTCCTCAAAATGTTCCTATAAGTACTTAAGTGAATGTTTCCTTTCCAGCACTAGCTTTATGAAGCTGATAGTGTTTCACAGGATTTACTTTGTTTTCGCCTCTGTTCACTTGAAATTACAAAGTTGTCGGTGCCTTGGGGACTCTGTTGCAGTAACCTTCTCCTCCAACACATCCCGGGCACAAACATGGAAAAGCAGAGCAGATAAAGTTCAAGGACTGAATGGTGATTTTACAAAATGTCACAGACTGTGGTGTAACCACTGGTGGGAGATGTACCCAGaccttttactgaagtaaaaataGCAATAACACAAATTTTACATGAGCAATGCAGTTTAGTATTATAAGTACCTTAAAATATGAGCGAAAGTACTGAGAttgttgtgtaaaaaagactctagtaaaagcagatgtactgattcaactctttactccagtaaaagtaagaaagttcGATCACTTCGAGTCATCATTCATGCTCGCAGGAatagacttagtttaactgaatgacttagaagtcgcaacaaatttcattagtttatataatgcagatttgtaaaatattacttttatgagggtcacagtcacagacaataaacggtgcagcagatgtaatgaagcaaactaatattaagcctatagcctattcaatccaatacaacttTACGTATTTGTTTTTCAAGTCattccttctgtgcaaaaatatattgaaaagcTTATGAAGCTAaaattacatacacacattagtCAAAACAATATATCTTTCaactttacagtctttttagtgccaaagtccctctttttgttactgcaCTTTGACCACAactcaacaggaaaacacaaagagggactttgatactaaaaagactgtaaatgtggcagatatccactcaGATTGCTGAAGcctcagataaacttttaaatgctttttttttttttttttttacacaatgtggattttggccccccatcacttacactgaaagcacattttaacaGCCAGTAGCCTTGAAACAGCAGGAATGATTACATTAAAGAAAACTTGTCAGTATTCATTTGGGCATCTGCCTGTTATTTTAAGCCACACATTGAGGGAGGGTGCTTAATTAAAAGTATAAATTAGTTTCCATCAGAGGGTTTTTAACGGTGTTTCAGggcaatacaatacaatgagTCTACTGAGGAAGCTTCTCAGgttgtgtttgcttgtgttgaACCATGTTGTCACCATGAAGCCATTTACAGCTGTCCGAGACTTTTGGCCCATTTACTTTTAGCCTAATAACCTCTCCGTGGCTGGATGAATGAGTGACCAGACTTGGCCCTCTTTGTCATGGGGCGGGCCAGTGTCTTCCCTCTCCGACAGGCCAATAAAATCAGAGGGCTTGCTTTGCAGCTGCGTCTGAGCGTTGCATAACCCCACTGCAGGTCCACACACGGCGGCAGTCATTCAGTCAGTGCAGCTTCAAACCCCCCCTCACTTCATTGCTTTTATTACCTCTTCACCATGGCAGCTGCGAAGAAAGTCTGCATCATCGGCTCTGGAAATTGGCAAGTTATCGTGTTAATGTATTTAACTGTGAACATGCGGTGTGTTAATTATGGCTAACTTCATGCTATAGTGTCCACATCTTCTTgtgcatatgtgcatgtgtgtgtgtgtgtgtgtgtgtgtgtttagcttgTCAACCTGCCGTTGCTAGCCATCTTAGCATCACCCGGCAACCAGACAGCTAAGGTTAACTAGCCGTAGTTTCCGTAGTAACGTCAGAAAAGTTTAATTTGATAGCCGCCGTACTGTTATTTAATTCACTATGAGCCGGAGCAAGCTGTCAGTTTCAGCTTCAATCAAAGTCACATGAGAGGAAAACTGAGGCTGAAAACTGGCAATCTGTCAGTCACGATTATGGCTGATTTCATTCATGTTAGCGATAAATGCgtcagaaatacagaaatgtgtAACGTATATAACATGTTAGCTCAATCTCAGCAGAGTCACTAAGAGCTGGTTGTTATATTAGAGCCCATTACTCCATTTAATTGCCCATCCACCCACCGTGGGGCAGCATGGCTTAATAATCATGGCAGCACAGGCAGACCAAACTCCATTCAATAGTTGGGACATTTAAAGTTTTCTTgtcgatttaaaaaatgctaaacGTGGTAAAACACAATATTAGGCAAAAATGTATCTTTTAAAGTCATGTTTACAATTCGGCTTGCATTTCTATTTAATCAGCCAAACATGATTAGGTTGATTAGCTGAAGTATCTGTCTTTTATAATCAGTGTTTTGTTATTACTATTGTAGTTGGCTATTTTTTAGAGTGTAATCAAATGTAGAGTTCAAATATGAGCAGCTCGATGCTTTGTGCATTGTGTTTATGCCACATTGATGTGTGGTACAGTAATTTGCCATggttttacaaatatatgtttatttttttaaccataaGCTAAAAATCAAAACgatatcaaacaaaacaaaatcccTCAATCCAAATGCGTTACACATATTGTACAATTCATTAATGGCTCAATACATTACCTACTGTTTGGAGGTTTGAGGAAACGCagacaacacaaatacaaatccAATTTTTatactacaaaaaaaaagaagcaataacAGTTGAGCTGATTATCATGAGCCAGCCAAGCATGTGTATAAATTCACATACACAGTTTTAGAGATCTGGTGGACTTTAAAATTGCACAGTTTATGTATAAAGTTAAAGTCAATTTGTGGAATATActtgaaaaataattgaaaacacacattacacattacaaaatatttaaaaataatattaacaaatataaaactgagGCATAAATATTATTCTATATGAACTTCATAATGGATTTCATTGTGTATAATAACCTTGGTTCTTTTGGGGATATATAACCATGTATataatgaaatatgtaaatatatgtgtatatcttcactgtattttttatatatatccaATTATTATAagttttatattataaatgtgtaaaaaaaaaaaaagtaggtatTATAAGTAAATGCTTCAGCctacttttttttggtttttatttcttgtatttttgtCACTATATCTAggggagatgaagaaaacaagaacttttgtttttaaactttatttatacgtatatttgagtttaatgactgaaataaactaaactaaaaacaagATTGCATGTGAATAACACTAAATGACTAAATCTTTCCGTGTAGTTTGACACAGTGTTTCCTCCTCACAGCTTATTTTATGTGCAGCTTGCCAGGTCATCCTGCTCAAAAAGCAACAGATTATGAACAAAGAGTGACATGAATATAATGTCCTGATGTCTATCACATCACACTTGTCACGtgatagtttaaaaaaaagtatttactGTAGACTAGACTTGGAAGATAATCAGATAATGTTGGTATCATTTCACTCACCTCTGCTGATCTCTGCTTAAGTGCACTTCTTCTGCTACCAAGCTGACTGTTTTCTTGCCATGTTACTCATGCTGAATTGAAATTCAGTATGAATTTAACATGATTTCTAATCTGAATTAAATACTAACACAGGGGTTCTGCCATCGCCAAGATAGTGGGTGCCAATGCTGCTCAGAATCCAAAATTTGATGACACTGTAAAAATGTGGGTGTTTGAGGAGATGGTGAACGGGCGCAAACTGACTGAAGTAATCAACACTGaacatgaaaatgtgaagtACCTTCCTGGGCGCAAGCTACCAGAAAATGTGGTAAGTGTTGGTaaaatgttggttttttttccatttatccTAACAGTAGTTCAGATTTAATGCCTGTTGCTTTGCTGTCTGTTAGCATGGATGTAGACTCAAATTGTTATTACTTTTGGGCCCTTTGTggcatttttttttcacctgctTTTGTCCATTTCCATAAAAAGCTTCTTCCATCATAGCCGCCACATAACCTCCTATTCTTTTTATAATGGATTTAAAACTACtgtaaaatcagtgtttttaaatgtgctctcAAAGCAGCTTGTTACACCAGCTCAAAGGTAACTTGCGTAAGACTTTGATGTATCTTCTCTATTTCATAACACCATCTccacccttcttcctccccctcccagCTGGCGGTCCCAGACCTGGTGGAAGCATCCAGTGATGCAGACATTTTGGTGTTTGTGATCCCGCACCAGTTTATTGGGAAAGTGTGTGATACCATTAAGGGCAAGATAAAGGCTGACGCACTGGGGATTTCTCTCATTAAGGTTTGACTTTGCTCATTGCATTACATAATTATAATTGCTTGAAATTTTCCAGCTTTTGTCTTTGGAGCTTGGTGTGGCTGTAATTATTAGAGTGACCCTGACCAGTTTAAGGTGCAGTGTGGACTTTGATCAATGCCAACCCCTCCGTGTGTGATTTAATGGAAATACACACCTTACatatgtgtttgctgttctCCAGGGTGTTGACGAGGGGCCCGATGGACTTAAACTTATCTCTGACGTGATCCAGGAGAAGCTCGGTCTCACCATGAGTGTGCTGATGGGGGCCAACATTGCCAATGAGGTTGCTGACGAAAAGTTTTGTGAAACCACAATTGGTTAGTCTAATTACTGTGTTGCAtggttttgtatttctttccgTGACACATTTTTTAGATTGCTTATTTTAGGACTGTTTGTTTTGAACAAAGCAATTCTTGTTTAATTAGGACAAAGTTGCACTTTGATCAAGATTTTAAGCTACAAGCAGCTTCTGTGGCCTTGAAATGGGAAACAAGTTGTTAGTCATCCTGCCAGTTTGAGTTCTTAATGAAGCTTTCTGCATTGTCAGCTTCGGGGTGAAGTTTAATCTGCATTGCAGTTGCTGTGTAAATGACAGAGTGGGCTGGTTCAGTTTGACATTTGCTTTCTTCATGTCCCAGCATGCACCACATGACCGTGTGCTTTATGGGATCAGTGTGTTGTAACACCAAACAACACAAACTAGTTTTGGCAGAATTATTATTTGTTCAATTAGGAGTGGGAGAGGCAAATATAACGCTTTGTTTCTACCATGACTCATGTTAGAAATCTCATAAGTGTAAGGACGTGACTGTTGTAACAAATGGTTTTTTAAGAATGTTAAAAGATAACAAGTCCTTCTATTTGCTTCCAGGATGTAAGAATAAAAATCACGGGGCTCTCCTGAAGGAACTCATGCAGACCAACAACTTCCGAGTTACTGTAGTGGAGGAGTATGATGTAGTGGAGATCTGTGGAGCCCTGAAGGTGAGATTTCAGTGTATGTTGGCTCATAACACTTCCAACTACACATTTACAACCATAAAAGTCAGATTTCCCGAGTAAGCTTGATTTGGAAGTGGTGAGATTAAAAACCAGTGATGTTCTGTATATAATGAGAGAGGTCAGTCAATAGGGCGGACTTTGAACTCACCATTCAggttacacatacagtatggaaGGAAAATGGATGATAGGCCCTGAactcattttacatttataaatggCACcagcattgattttttttttcctttatttaatagtagacagacaggaaacaggagaaagaggggggtgtgacatgcagcaaagggcTGATGCAGTGGGCTGATGTTGACATtatgcaacataaaaaaaaatgtttagccAACTGCACAGTTGCAAAAGTATCTGcaactctgtctctgtgtgtaacAAGTCAAAAAACAATGTGAATGTTATGGGTATGATGTAAGTTTAAGCTCTCAGGTTTGTGTTTGCAGTCAACTTATAAGCacctgggtttttttttgttttttttaaggtagAAGTACTTAGATGATACAGACTGCTGACAAATTACAGAAAttgacatgtatttattttaagctTCTCATAAGCAGGAACTTTGAGTGCTTAAATCTGTTCTCAAGGATACATGCCAAATGTTACAAAAACCAGAACCCATTGTATCCAGGCTTCTGCTCTACTTGAATATAATACACTTACGT from the Scomber japonicus isolate fScoJap1 chromosome 4, fScoJap1.pri, whole genome shotgun sequence genome contains:
- the LOC128357190 gene encoding glycerol-3-phosphate dehydrogenase [NAD(+)], cytoplasmic, with product MAAAKKVCIIGSGNWGSAIAKIVGANAAQNPKFDDTVKMWVFEEMVNGRKLTEVINTEHENVKYLPGRKLPENVLAVPDLVEASSDADILVFVIPHQFIGKVCDTIKGKIKADALGISLIKGVDEGPDGLKLISDVIQEKLGLTMSVLMGANIANEVADEKFCETTIGCKNKNHGALLKELMQTNNFRVTVVEEYDVVEICGALKNIVAVGAGFCDGLGFGDNTKAAVIRLGLMEMIAFARIFCTAGPVSSATFLESCGVADLITTCYGGRNRKVAEAFVKTGKTIEDLEKEMLNGQKLQGPATAAEVHLILKHKNLIDKFPLFNAVYKICFQGHPVTEFISCLQNHPEHM